Genomic segment of bacterium:
CGCGGCTCATCACGTTCACAAACTCGATATTCGCACCATGCGGAAAGGCCGGATTCTTTTCCAAACTCGGCCCGTATTTTTCCGCAAATGGAATGTCGCGCTTCGGCCCGAAGATCACACCATGCGGATTCCCCACATTGACCGAAAGCACGTCAAAACTCTGATCCACCGAAGTCAACGTCAAAGTCTGCGGCGCGCCGGTCTTCGCAAAATCAGGTGCTGGCATCGTCGTTTCCACCACGTGGTCACCCAGATACCGCGCACGCTGAATACCACCGCCGGTCTCGATCGTCATCTCTCCGGAAACATCATAACCCCGGTCTGACAAATACAGTACAAAGCACCGCAATCCGTTGCCCGATATCTCAGCCATCGAGCCGTCCGCATTCCACAACGTCATCCGATGGTGAGCTTTGTCACTATCTGTCCTCAATAAAATCCCGTCCGCCCCTATACCTGTCTGGCGGCGGCACAAAAATCTCACCCGCTCCGCCGTGAATTGTCCGGAGGTGCACCCCTCCCGGCTGTCAAAAAGCAGGAAATCGTTCCCAAGTCCGTGGTATTTGGAGAATTTCATCATCGAATGGTGAATAAGGTCTATCAATGGCTATTTTGCCCGCCCGCTGCTGCCAATTCGAGTAGAAACTGTAATATAGCGGCTTTTCAGCAAGGAGGCAAACATCCTTGCACCCCTTTGTCAGGTTATGTATATTGCTATGGAATCAAAGAATTACTGCTAAATCCCGCATTGGAAAGGCTACTCGCTTCATGCGCAAGTTCTTATTGATTTTGTTCGCCCTTGGGGCCCTCAGCGTCTCTTCCGCCTTGGCACGTCCGCAGTACAGCGCCCTTTTTGGACAGAGCTGCTTCCTTTGCCATGCCAATCCTACCGGAAACGGTATGCGCGAGCTCTACGGAAGCCAGTTCTTCGGACCGCAATATCTCCCCGTCAAGCCGGTCAGCTTCGAGACCATTGAAAAGCTCAAACCCAAGCTGTCCGATAACGTCACCATCGGAGCGGACTTCCGCACCATCTGGCTGTCCACCAATACTCAGGATGTCGACACCGAGGCCGGGCTGTCCGCGCCGCTGTCCACGAATACCGGAACCGCCGCTCAGATGGAAGGGAACATCTACCTCCAAATCCGGCCAACCGAGCAGTTCATGCTCTATTTTTCTGAGGGGGTATCCGATGCGTCCGGCCGCCGCGAAATCTACGGTATGGCCAATTTGAAAGGGTTCAAAGCTTGGGCGAAAGCAGGACAATTTCAAGAAAATTACGGCCTTCGATTCGCCGACCATACTGCCTACACCCGGACCGGTTTGTGGAGTGGA
This window contains:
- the dapF gene encoding diaminopimelate epimerase; translation: MKFSKYHGLGNDFLLFDSREGCTSGQFTAERVRFLCRRQTGIGADGILLRTDSDKAHHRMTLWNADGSMAEISGNGLRCFVLYLSDRGYDVSGEMTIETGGGIQRARYLGDHVVETTMPAPDFAKTGAPQTLTLTSVDQSFDVLSVNVGNPHGVIFGPKRDIPFAEKYGPSLEKNPAFPHGANIEFVNVMSRDSCNLVVWERGAGITLACGSGSVATACAGCAVGHFDFERPIAVHQPGGALHITVAKDFKEIRQRSIAERVFEGVV